The Citrifermentans bemidjiense Bem genome window below encodes:
- a CDS encoding DMT family transporter produces MFAILSAALFGVSPVFCKMLIGDMSPALLAGLLYLGSGLGLQLVLFFQRKNSLHELSHLSPRHRLKLIGAVISGGIIAPLCLAFGIKYGTASEVSLLLNLETVATTLIAWLIFKEYIGPYVWTGKVLILIGAGLVVLKAEGGMSFSTSGLLVICACIFWGIDNNLTRDVEELSSTVLASVKGFAAGLFSIFLALVFTTGSATPSQIYGALAVGALSYGLSLVLFVEALRKIGAARTATFFAVGPFFGTLLSVALLGERPPAAYWIATVLMLAGIALLYLEVHRHSHAHEEMAHTHPHIHDEHHDHEHPEGEGALSHDHHHVHRPMNHSHVHWPDIHHQHPH; encoded by the coding sequence ATCTTCGCTATTCTTTCCGCCGCGCTTTTTGGCGTGTCGCCGGTCTTCTGCAAGATGCTCATCGGGGACATGTCGCCGGCTCTGCTCGCGGGGCTTCTCTACCTCGGCTCGGGCCTCGGCCTGCAACTCGTCCTTTTTTTCCAACGCAAAAACTCCCTCCATGAACTGTCGCACCTCTCGCCGCGACACCGGCTCAAGCTGATCGGCGCGGTTATCTCTGGCGGCATCATAGCCCCTCTCTGCCTCGCCTTCGGCATCAAGTACGGCACCGCTTCGGAGGTTTCGCTGCTCCTCAACCTGGAGACGGTGGCAACCACTCTGATAGCCTGGCTCATCTTCAAGGAGTACATCGGCCCCTACGTCTGGACCGGCAAGGTGCTGATCCTCATAGGCGCCGGCTTGGTAGTGCTGAAAGCGGAAGGGGGAATGTCCTTCTCTACCTCCGGGCTCCTGGTTATCTGCGCCTGCATCTTCTGGGGCATCGACAACAACCTGACCCGGGACGTGGAGGAACTTTCCTCCACGGTGCTCGCCTCTGTGAAAGGATTCGCCGCGGGTCTCTTTTCCATCTTCCTGGCGCTCGTCTTTACCACCGGATCGGCCACGCCCTCGCAAATCTACGGGGCCTTGGCTGTCGGCGCTCTCAGCTACGGGTTGAGCCTGGTCTTGTTCGTCGAGGCCCTGCGGAAGATTGGAGCGGCAAGAACCGCTACCTTTTTCGCAGTCGGTCCTTTCTTCGGCACGCTCCTATCGGTGGCGCTTCTGGGAGAGCGCCCACCTGCTGCTTACTGGATAGCCACGGTGCTGATGCTGGCTGGCATTGCGCTGCTCTACCTGGAAGTGCACCGTCACAGCCACGCGCATGAGGAAATGGCTCATACTCATCCTCATATCCACGACGAGCACCACGATCACGAGCATCCGGAAGGGGAGGGCGCTCTCTCT